A single genomic interval of Saccharothrix saharensis harbors:
- a CDS encoding STAS domain-containing protein, producing the protein MDDFTDAVTLTVHDVSGGVAVVVVAGELDMATVPAAEEFLRRRLGEVGQALVLDLSGVTFLGSTGINLLIALRAECAAVGAELRLVATTKAVLQPLAVTDLIDHFTIVTAVGEAS; encoded by the coding sequence ATGGACGATTTCACCGACGCCGTCACGCTCACGGTGCACGACGTGTCCGGGGGCGTGGCGGTCGTCGTCGTGGCCGGCGAGCTGGACATGGCGACGGTGCCCGCGGCTGAGGAGTTCCTCCGGCGCCGGCTCGGCGAGGTGGGTCAGGCGCTGGTGCTGGACCTGTCGGGCGTGACGTTCCTCGGGTCGACCGGCATCAACCTGCTGATCGCGTTGCGGGCCGAGTGCGCGGCGGTGGGTGCGGAGCTGCGGTTGGTGGCGACCACGAAGGCCGTGCTGCAGCCGTTGGCGGTGACCGACCTGATCGACCACTTCACGATCGTGACGGCGGTCGGCGAGGCGAGCTGA
- a CDS encoding PfkB family carbohydrate kinase, with protein MATGYRLDMRIAVVGQIARDLVLVVPDVPGSGGHADVLERREVLGGKGSNIARGTRQLGATAAVVGVVGDDREGRLLVERLDADGVATAAVVCRQGVRTALIVDVVCDGGYRYLEDIPEATLVTVEDVRAASATLAGADAVVVQLEQPADAALAAVRAASGLVVLDGAPEGRAAELLAAADVVRADHGEAEALTGRSITGADAAVRAGRELLARGPSVVALEVPGEANVLTWDEGSAVVPLTDEEVVDPTGGGDAFVAALTVALVRGDTPEEAGRLATAAAGRAGRHPGGRTDLTGLTLGARQLG; from the coding sequence GTGGCCACCGGGTACCGCCTGGACATGCGGATCGCGGTGGTCGGCCAGATAGCCCGTGACCTGGTGTTGGTGGTGCCCGACGTGCCCGGATCGGGTGGCCACGCGGACGTCCTGGAACGCCGCGAAGTGCTCGGCGGGAAGGGCTCGAACATCGCTCGCGGCACCAGGCAGCTCGGCGCAACGGCCGCGGTGGTGGGCGTCGTCGGGGACGACCGGGAGGGCCGCCTGCTGGTCGAGCGCCTGGACGCGGACGGGGTAGCCACGGCCGCCGTCGTGTGCCGGCAGGGCGTCCGGACGGCCCTGATCGTGGACGTCGTGTGCGACGGCGGGTACCGGTACCTGGAGGACATCCCCGAGGCGACCTTGGTGACGGTCGAGGACGTGCGTGCCGCGTCGGCGACGCTGGCCGGGGCGGACGCCGTGGTCGTGCAGCTGGAGCAACCGGCCGACGCCGCGCTGGCGGCGGTCCGGGCCGCGAGCGGGCTGGTCGTGCTGGACGGCGCGCCGGAGGGGCGCGCGGCCGAACTGCTGGCGGCGGCCGACGTGGTGCGGGCCGACCACGGCGAGGCGGAGGCGCTGACCGGGCGGTCGATCACCGGCGCGGACGCGGCCGTCCGGGCGGGCCGCGAGCTGCTGGCGCGCGGCCCGTCGGTGGTGGCGCTGGAGGTGCCGGGCGAGGCGAACGTGCTGACGTGGGACGAGGGGTCGGCGGTGGTCCCGTTGACCGACGAGGAGGTCGTGGACCCGACCGGTGGTGGTGACGCGTTCGTGGCCGCGCTGACCGTGGCGCTGGTCCGCGGCGACACCCCGGAGGAGGCGGGCAGGCTGGCCACGGCCGCCGCGGGCCGCGCGGGCCGCCACCCCGGCGGGCGGACGGACCTCACCGGGCTCACCCTAGGCGCGCGTCAGCTCGGCTAG
- a CDS encoding lytic polysaccharide monooxygenase, whose translation MTYPPSRTYACYEDGRTNSGGGDLNPANPACVAAVQIGGKQPLWDWYGNLISQAAGKHREIIADGDLCGPTTKYDAYNLARSDWPVTSLRANASITFKYNAWAPHPGRWDQYVTRDGFDVTQPLKWSDLEPAPFDSVVNPPLGSGEYSWNGTLPNKTGRHIIYSIWQRSDSPEAFYSCSDVNFTGGDSGGDTQAPTAPGTPVATATANAVSLSWSAASDNRGVSGYTVYREAGATDVAVATASGTTATVTGLTADTAYQFYVVARDAAGNTSPPSAVVSVRTATGGGTTPGACSVTYSVPSQWSGGFTANVSVKNTGTSAVSAWQLVWDVPSGQGITQAWSAEVAVAAGKATAKGASWNQNIQPGQTVSFGFNGTSQGAPANPASFALNGASCAAA comes from the coding sequence ATGACATACCCCCCGAGCCGCACGTACGCCTGCTACGAAGACGGCAGGACGAACAGCGGCGGCGGCGACCTGAACCCGGCCAACCCGGCGTGCGTCGCCGCGGTGCAGATCGGTGGCAAGCAACCGCTGTGGGACTGGTACGGCAACCTGATCAGCCAGGCGGCCGGCAAGCACCGCGAGATCATCGCCGACGGCGACCTGTGCGGTCCGACGACCAAGTACGACGCCTACAACCTGGCCCGCAGCGACTGGCCGGTGACGAGCCTGCGGGCGAACGCGTCGATCACGTTCAAGTACAACGCCTGGGCACCCCACCCGGGCCGCTGGGACCAGTACGTCACCCGCGACGGCTTCGACGTCACGCAGCCGCTGAAGTGGTCGGACCTGGAGCCCGCGCCGTTCGACAGCGTCGTCAACCCGCCGCTGGGCAGCGGCGAGTACTCGTGGAACGGCACGCTGCCCAACAAGACCGGCCGCCACATCATCTACTCGATCTGGCAGCGCAGCGACAGCCCCGAGGCGTTCTACAGCTGCTCGGACGTGAACTTCACCGGCGGCGACAGCGGCGGTGACACCCAGGCACCGACGGCTCCCGGCACGCCCGTCGCGACCGCCACGGCCAACGCCGTGTCCTTGAGCTGGTCGGCGGCGTCGGACAACCGCGGCGTCAGCGGCTACACGGTCTACCGCGAGGCGGGCGCCACCGACGTGGCGGTCGCGACGGCCTCGGGCACGACGGCCACCGTCACCGGTCTCACGGCGGACACCGCCTACCAGTTCTACGTGGTGGCGCGGGACGCGGCGGGCAACACGTCGCCGCCGTCCGCGGTCGTGTCGGTGCGGACCGCCACGGGCGGCGGCACGACGCCGGGCGCGTGCTCGGTGACCTACAGCGTGCCCAGCCAGTGGTCCGGCGGCTTCACCGCGAACGTGTCGGTGAAGAACACGGGCACCAGCGCGGTCAGCGCGTGGCAGTTGGTCTGGGACGTCCCCTCGGGTCAGGGGATCACCCAGGCGTGGTCGGCCGAGGTCGCCGTCGCGGCGGGCAAGGCCACCGCGAAGGGCGCCAGCTGGAACCAGAACATCCAGCCGGGCCAGACGGTGAGCTTCGGGTTCAACGGGACGTCGCAGGGGGCACCCGCGAACCCGGCGTCGTTCGCCCTCAACGGCGCTTCCTGCGCCGCGGCCTGA
- a CDS encoding hemerythrin domain-containing protein gives MPDVVDLIMQDHREVERLFAELKDHPEKRPLLVPVLVSVLTAHSRAEEAEVYPVAKDEAGETEEVEHSQEEHAEAEQLLGKLAGTDPTSPAFDDVLRELVESVTHHVEEEESSVLPGMRERLDDRRREELGRAFAESRARHMGDRPGEATRDELLAQARNAGVSGASGMSKAQLEKELHAS, from the coding sequence ATGCCCGACGTAGTCGATCTGATCATGCAGGACCACCGCGAGGTGGAGCGGCTGTTCGCCGAGCTGAAGGACCACCCGGAGAAGCGCCCGCTGCTGGTGCCCGTGCTGGTGTCGGTGCTCACCGCGCACAGCCGGGCCGAGGAGGCGGAGGTCTACCCGGTCGCGAAGGACGAGGCGGGCGAGACCGAGGAGGTCGAGCACAGCCAGGAGGAGCACGCCGAGGCCGAGCAGCTGCTGGGCAAGCTGGCCGGGACCGACCCGACGTCCCCCGCGTTCGACGACGTGCTGCGTGAGCTGGTCGAGTCCGTGACGCACCACGTCGAGGAAGAGGAGTCGTCGGTGCTGCCCGGCATGCGCGAGCGGCTGGACGACCGGCGCCGCGAGGAGCTGGGGCGGGCGTTCGCGGAGAGCCGGGCCCGGCACATGGGCGACCGGCCGGGTGAGGCGACGCGCGACGAACTGCTGGCCCAGGCGCGCAACGCGGGCGTGTCGGGTGCGTCGGGGATGAGCAAGGCCCAGTTGGAGAAGGAGCTGCACGCGTCCTGA
- a CDS encoding Scr1 family TA system antitoxin-like transcriptional regulator, with amino-acid sequence MTDVPSKAINLMELKPALRSRLLGLELRRVREANGLTVAELAARTRQSPQRIRELENGVAESPTPDPTMWCAWGTEATSVINVLCRAAERIDVLAPLGLNPVFERLDPDRCTVYVLEGTAIERTDVTVRVIPRGAGYCPGVEHPLTRFTLADGPAVVFYAYLHRAMFTEESRHLRSAYELFERLAELTRA; translated from the coding sequence ATGACTGACGTCCCGTCGAAGGCGATCAACCTGATGGAACTCAAGCCCGCGTTGCGCAGCCGCCTGCTCGGCCTGGAACTGCGCCGGGTCCGCGAGGCCAACGGCCTGACCGTGGCCGAGCTCGCCGCCAGGACGCGGCAGTCGCCGCAACGGATCCGGGAGCTGGAGAACGGCGTCGCCGAGTCGCCGACACCCGATCCGACCATGTGGTGCGCGTGGGGCACGGAGGCGACGAGCGTGATCAACGTGCTGTGCCGGGCCGCCGAGCGGATCGACGTGCTCGCGCCGCTCGGTCTCAACCCGGTCTTCGAGCGGCTCGACCCCGACCGCTGCACGGTCTACGTGCTGGAGGGCACCGCGATCGAGCGCACTGACGTGACCGTGCGGGTGATCCCGCGCGGCGCCGGGTACTGCCCCGGCGTCGAGCACCCGTTGACCCGGTTCACGCTCGCGGACGGCCCGGCCGTCGTCTTCTACGCCTACCTGCACCGCGCGATGTTCACCGAGGAGTCCCGGCACCTGCGGTCGGCGTACGAGCTGTTCGAGCGCCTAGCCGAGCTGACGCGCGCCTAG
- a CDS encoding C40 family peptidase, whose translation MASKTAQRTVRAALTATAVSVLLGVTLPLPPAVADPDASEALRKYLDLSHEAEALNEEHLRAQESLSNAQGSLDQANRDLTTAQQAQDALRGQVDLLTEASFEGARFSQLSALLVSDSQQDFLNRMSALGVLAGDNAEALDGLGKAVDLANDAARRAGEAADAANKAIAEIDQRKAALDEQITEAREAYRSLSPAQRAALNNAGDMSAIPVPSGQAGQALAFALAQRGKDYVFGSNGPNTWDCSSLMQAAYRSAGIAIPRTTYSQALIGRSVSRNEVKAGDLIIYYTGQTHVAMAIDGLRAVHASTEGVPVKVQDIESIGPVNVIRRVVG comes from the coding sequence GTGGCGTCGAAAACCGCTCAGCGCACCGTCCGCGCAGCCCTGACGGCCACCGCTGTCTCGGTGCTGCTCGGCGTCACCCTGCCCCTCCCCCCGGCCGTCGCGGACCCGGACGCGTCCGAGGCGTTGCGGAAGTACCTCGATCTCTCCCACGAGGCCGAGGCGCTCAACGAGGAGCACCTGCGGGCGCAGGAGTCGCTGTCCAACGCCCAGGGTTCGCTCGACCAGGCCAACCGCGACCTCACCACCGCCCAGCAGGCGCAGGACGCGCTGCGCGGCCAGGTCGACCTGCTGACCGAGGCGTCGTTCGAGGGCGCGCGGTTCAGCCAGCTGTCGGCGCTGCTGGTGTCCGATTCGCAGCAGGACTTCCTCAACCGCATGTCCGCGCTGGGCGTGCTGGCGGGCGACAACGCGGAGGCGTTGGACGGGCTCGGCAAAGCCGTCGACCTGGCCAACGACGCCGCCCGCCGCGCCGGTGAGGCGGCCGACGCGGCCAACAAGGCCATCGCCGAGATCGACCAGCGCAAGGCCGCGCTGGACGAGCAGATCACCGAGGCCCGCGAGGCCTACCGGTCGTTGAGCCCCGCGCAGCGCGCGGCGTTGAACAACGCGGGCGACATGAGCGCCATCCCCGTGCCGTCGGGCCAAGCCGGGCAGGCGTTGGCGTTCGCGCTGGCGCAGCGCGGCAAGGACTACGTGTTCGGCTCGAACGGCCCGAACACCTGGGACTGCTCCAGCCTCATGCAGGCGGCGTACCGGTCGGCGGGCATCGCGATCCCCCGCACCACCTACAGCCAGGCCCTCATCGGCCGGTCGGTGTCGCGCAACGAGGTCAAGGCCGGCGACCTGATCATCTACTACACGGGCCAGACGCACGTGGCGATGGCGATCGACGGCCTGCGCGCCGTGCACGCGTCCACCGAGGGCGTGCCGGTGAAGGTGCAGGACATCGAGTCCATCGGACCGGTGAACGTCATCCGGCGCGTGGTCGGCTGA
- a CDS encoding DUF397 domain-containing protein encodes MSFTSPATARGWFKSSFSTASGDCVEVRFDGDVVLVRDTKDRGDGPVITLDAVRWDDFLRRLLVGSVDAESALAVLPEPNGGTILRARHDGTALRYTRGEWEMFMRGVRAGEFTHSAAVA; translated from the coding sequence ATGTCTTTCACCTCCCCGGCCACGGCGCGTGGTTGGTTCAAGAGCAGCTTCAGCACGGCGTCGGGCGACTGCGTCGAGGTCCGCTTCGACGGCGACGTGGTCCTGGTGCGCGACACCAAGGACCGGGGCGACGGTCCGGTGATCACGCTCGACGCCGTGCGGTGGGACGACTTCCTCCGCCGCTTGCTGGTGGGGTCCGTCGACGCGGAGAGCGCGCTCGCCGTCCTGCCGGAGCCCAACGGCGGCACGATCCTGCGCGCACGCCACGACGGCACGGCGTTGCGCTACACGCGCGGCGAGTGGGAGATGTTCATGCGCGGTGTCCGGGCGGGCGAGTTCACCCACTCCGCCGCCGTCGCCTGA
- a CDS encoding helix-turn-helix domain-containing protein encodes MGDDAPTSSTVQAWELGLRLREHRERLGFTAAAVGKTTGIGGTNLSAIESGKRRLTAAKLTDLADAYELPDDERADLESTRARTERREWWYDYARLYSDDFLRLLGLEAGAEKVYEYAPDIIPGLLQTADYARAVMRAGTPYIRPVDVGPRLETRLARQLRLDGDHPLLLDVVLGEAALRQWVGEPAVLRRQLAHLLEVLEHKGEHVRIRVIPFTAGAHPLLGSALKILSFPSNRLGDLMYQETAISGVIIDKRQVILESTASFAETFDRALDDRASRGFIDAVYHEMERH; translated from the coding sequence ATGGGCGACGACGCCCCGACCTCCAGCACGGTTCAGGCGTGGGAGCTCGGCCTGAGGCTGCGGGAACACCGGGAACGCCTCGGGTTCACGGCGGCGGCTGTCGGCAAGACGACGGGCATCGGCGGCACGAACCTGTCCGCGATCGAGTCCGGCAAGCGCCGCCTCACCGCGGCCAAGTTGACCGACCTCGCCGACGCCTACGAACTGCCCGACGACGAACGTGCCGACCTGGAATCGACGCGGGCGCGGACCGAGCGGCGCGAGTGGTGGTACGACTACGCGCGCCTGTACTCCGACGACTTCCTGCGGTTGCTGGGGTTGGAGGCGGGCGCGGAGAAGGTCTACGAGTACGCGCCGGACATCATCCCGGGTCTGTTGCAGACCGCCGACTACGCGCGCGCCGTGATGCGGGCCGGCACGCCGTACATCCGGCCGGTCGACGTCGGCCCGAGGCTGGAAACCCGGCTGGCGCGCCAACTCCGGCTGGACGGCGACCACCCGTTGCTGCTCGACGTCGTGCTCGGCGAAGCCGCGTTGCGCCAGTGGGTCGGCGAACCCGCCGTGCTGCGCCGACAACTCGCCCACCTGCTCGAAGTCCTGGAGCACAAGGGCGAGCACGTGCGGATCCGCGTCATCCCGTTCACGGCGGGAGCGCACCCGCTGCTCGGCTCGGCGTTGAAGATCCTCTCCTTTCCCTCCAACAGGCTCGGCGACCTGATGTACCAGGAGACAGCGATCAGCGGTGTCATCATCGACAAGCGCCAAGTGATACTCGAATCGACGGCGAGCTTCGCGGAGACGTTCGACCGAGCGCTCGACGACCGCGCCTCGCGCGGGTTCATCGACGCGGTCTACCACGAGATGGAGCGGCACTGA
- a CDS encoding ATP-binding protein encodes MPSLDGSGAGGTTSLALHRTDVDGAAVVRPTGRLDLTTYRALRDGLLECAADEPTAVIVRLGDGFECATPAFLSVFATVRLRVADWPGVPVLLVGESPGQRRALAGGLGAMPRFEALDEALAAVERPTERTRDETALPNALISGLLARTFVRAACDRWHITHLVHDAVTVATELVENAVRHGRSAPTLRLDLRDRRLVVAVHDDSPEQPREPKSDPRRHGGWGLTIVSSLSRTWGSRPWPRGGKIVWAVLEDRATANPLSSPRRPPSRS; translated from the coding sequence ATGCCATCGTTAGACGGGTCGGGCGCCGGCGGAACGACCTCGCTGGCGCTCCACCGCACCGACGTGGACGGCGCGGCGGTGGTCCGCCCGACCGGGCGGCTCGACCTGACCACCTACCGGGCACTGCGGGACGGGCTGCTCGAGTGCGCGGCGGACGAGCCGACGGCCGTGATCGTGCGACTGGGTGACGGCTTCGAGTGCGCTACACCCGCGTTCCTGTCCGTCTTCGCCACGGTGCGGCTGCGCGTCGCCGACTGGCCGGGCGTGCCGGTGCTGCTGGTCGGCGAGTCGCCCGGTCAGCGCCGGGCGCTCGCCGGCGGCCTGGGCGCGATGCCGCGGTTCGAGGCGCTGGACGAAGCCCTGGCCGCCGTCGAACGCCCGACCGAACGCACCCGCGACGAGACCGCCCTGCCGAACGCGCTGATCAGCGGCTTGCTGGCCCGTACCTTCGTCCGCGCCGCGTGCGACCGCTGGCACATCACCCACCTCGTGCACGACGCGGTCACGGTGGCCACCGAGCTCGTGGAGAACGCCGTCCGGCACGGCCGCTCCGCGCCGACCCTCCGCCTCGACCTGCGCGACCGCCGGCTGGTCGTCGCGGTGCACGACGACAGCCCGGAGCAACCCCGCGAACCGAAGTCCGACCCACGACGCCACGGCGGCTGGGGCCTCACGATCGTGTCCTCGCTGAGCCGCACCTGGGGCAGCCGCCCGTGGCCGCGGGGCGGCAAGATCGTCTGGGCCGTCCTGGAGGACCGGGCCACCGCGAACCCGCTCAGCTCGCCTCGCCGACCGCCGTCACGATCGTGA